A window of the Falco rusticolus isolate bFalRus1 chromosome 1, bFalRus1.pri, whole genome shotgun sequence genome harbors these coding sequences:
- the LOC119146661 gene encoding oxysterol-binding protein 1-like, protein MVGAAPRASSLRRGAGPGPAAVRGGGRDVGPGLRAASRRGGRPGGSRGGDAGGLYGSRTARDGRPPLRAPGSCEWRLTDASSSPAPGPPSSASGGAAAAPPRTAGGSGLCVGTRALPQPARGREWPGCLEGLKHEIQEGWGVCSLELGTAPTGISKRVIY, encoded by the exons ATGGTGGGGGCAGCACCGCGCGCTTCCTCCCTgaggcgcggggcggggccggggcctgcGGCCGTCCGTGGCGGCGGGCGGGATGtcgggccggggctgcgggctgcTAGTCGCCGGGGCGGCCGGCCGGGCGGCTCCCGGGGCGGTGATGCCGGCGGGCTGTACGGGAGCCGGACGGCGAGGGACGGGCGGCCTCCCCTCAGGGCGCCCGGGAGTTGTGAGTGGCGGCTCACGGACGCTTCCTCTTCGCCCGCCCCGGGCCCTCCCTCCTCTGCGTCAGGgggcgccgctgccgcccccccgAGGACCGCGGGCGGCTCGGGCCTGTGTGTGGGGACCCGGGCCTTGCCTCAGCCTGCCCGGGGCCGCGAGTGGCCTGG ATGCCTGGAAGGATTAAAGCACGAAATTCAAGAGGGATGGGGAGTCTGCAGCTTGGAGCTTGGTACAGCCCCTACTGGTATATCCAAACGTGTGATATACTGA